ATACATATCTTTGTTCATAAAAAGTAGCAGATAATGTATTTTGTGATGTTATGtaatgcttttttaaattttaaatcttGTACAATAGCAATTAAACTGGCCTAACCttacttttgtgttttcttaCAGGACCTGTGGAAGTCTAGAATAAATGATGGACCCCTAAACCCAAGTTATGATTTGAGTGTTCAACTGAATATTTCAGAGCCCTGCAACCCCATTGAAATGCACAATCAAGACTGGATGCACAGACTTCAGACAGGAACCTACGCAGCACAGAATTCCTATGTTCTAGAATCAGAAACTATAGCCGAGTCCAATCCAGGTACTCCATGTTGGGCAATATCTTCCATTTCCTCCACAGTTGATCACAACTACTGCAGTCTAGAAAACGGGGACTCGTTAAATCCTTCACTTCTGTCTTACCGGGTGACTCAGAAAATCAAAAGCTTAGACAATTTGTTTCAGAGCTATGCAAAGGATATGCGAAATGAACAGAACGAAGTGATCCTACTTCTTTTGGATCACATAGAGCAGTATGTCAACCAGGAattcaatgaaaataaattggcAGATATCGTGTTACagattttaaatacaacatATAATCTGACCAAGGACCAAACCCCCGGAGACATGAATTCAGTTTACAACAGCTGCTTGCTTTCTACAATAGGCAGTTGGTTGGGACAGCAGTTCAATGTGGCCAATGCTTGTATTAGCAAACAGATAGAGGGATTTAAACTAAGCCACATTGACAGAATTACCGATCTGCCACCAGCCGAGGAGCTGGTCAGCCAGTTGTTTCCAGAGTCCATGAAAATACTGCTAATGAACTGGATGGGATTGAGTGACGCCACTGCGGTGTGGAAACGGCACAGCGAATACCCTATACTGCTTCTCATCCTAGAATTTGCCAATCACAACCTCATCACTGGAGTTGCACACGTATTATACTCAAgtttaatatgcaaataaataattgtttggATATCAATTGGTGTTAAATGTCAAATGTTTCACCTGTACTTCACCAGATGCACCAGGGCTGCATTTTAATATGTGGAAGATTACAGGGAAGTCCTTTGATTTTTAAGACTGTAACTTACAAATGCAAGTGTTGTTTTAAATACCTGTAGTCCTCTCTAGAGCAGATTCACATATCTTTTATCATAAGACTCTCAGGTGAGTGCCCACATAAACATGAGAATACATCCCCTGAAAATGTGAATTTGTAGAgtgactttttttgtttcaaaCATTGAAACCCTTCCCATACCCATATCAGAGTTAAAAACTTAAAACACCATGTCTGAATTTAGATCTTGAGAGAGTGATCCTGCCAATTTCTGTTGTTCTAGGTGTTGTTTAACTGCTTAGCAAATTATTGGAATTACATTGAATACCTGAAATACATTAAGTAACTTGTATACCACTTAAATGAACCCCTGCCATTTTACTTTGATACATAACTGTACACCTAACCCAGGAACATGTGTTTTGCTAAATCATTTCTTGGGGggtgaaaactttttttttatcatgttgCAAGAAAAAGCTTGAAAGTTGATATTTTATCAGTCATGAAATGGAAGCCAAAAGAAAATCCTATGCACCATTTATTGGCTGcttgtttaaaatgttacagGCAATGTAATAGTTTAGAGATGGTTTCTCTTTCAAAAGAAAGATCAAATATACTTAGTCCAACCAGGATTATCCTGTTTTGACTAAGTTTACATTCAACACCACTCATGAAGGGCAACAGTACTTTATAAATATTCAATCATGTCTCTCTGTTGGAGACACTATATATGTTCTGACAGCTTGgctatttctttttaaagaaaGGGTTTGGTTTGAAATGTTCTGAACATCCTGTAAGTAgcatacatataaaaaaatggaattaaattaaccaaggggaaaaaaacattcctAAAGACTGTTAAAACTAGGAATTAATATAGAGATCTGTAGCTTGTCTAATGTGAAATGGTTTTAATTATGGCCTTTGGAATTCACATTTAACGATTCCACAGATGATTAAGCCAACTacaccaaccccccccccccaagtcaTTTTTGTGACGTAGTAGTATTCACATAGTATATTACTGAAATAATATTGGTGTATATTACCTTACAACAGCATCTACAGGTACTGTACAGATATTTATCAAAAGAAGCCATCTGAAAAAAGAAATGGCAAACCATGCTGTAGACTACTGCTGAGATTTGGCCAGTGAAAATGCAGATAAAAGGCTTGTATTGATGATCTAATGAAATCTACTACTGTAAAACCTCTATTGTCCTTTTGGTAGGTAAAGCAATAATGGTTACTTATAATGCAGTCTATCAGTATTTTACAAAAACTGTCTAATTAATAGGTCAAGGAAGGTAGGAGAAACTGCATATGAAGATATCAAGAGTGGTGCTTTTCCATAAAAACATTATTGTATTGACTTTAATCAGACATGAAAAGAAAGTTATTACCCAGAAGCCTCCAACCTGGATAATGTGCCCTTTGGCAACCTGCTAATAATGAATGAACCATTCTACTTTACATCTACACAATGTTCCATTCATGTTTcaacaaatgaaaatatatacatttttagtacaaaaaaaagcaaagagatGCTATAGCAATTGGAATTATCCCAAACTTTTGCTATCCCCTCTTCATTTTTAAACCattgcatatttttttaaaagatgtacaGAACCCAACTGCTGAGATGGTGTCAGCATTTAACTAGACTGTATTTACAAATGAATGTTTAAATGTGAGATTTgtcaataaattatatatccaATGCAACATCCATGCAAGCTAGTCTACTAGCTTTTTTCAGTAAACGGACTTTTACACCAGAACACAAAGCTTTTAAAGTTTCCAGCGTGCTCAAGAAGCTGTGCAGAAAAGCTGAATACAATGATGTCAGACTGCATCCATTCCTCTCATCGAAGAAGAGAAACCAAGTCccatccctctctgtgtgtgtgtctgtgaccgtgccaTTTCGTACTGAACATCGAGATTTCGAAACACTTCCTCCTGCTGCTTCAGAGTTTTCAAGCTTTCATCGTCAGTTATGGTGGGTGGACCGGGTTCATCCTCACCCTGAAAACAAAGCAATTGATTTAGATTGAAGTCTTTCATGAGCAAAGTTGATTTACatccacacatacacagacagacggGCAACTTTACTTACTTTTATTCCCATCAGCTTTCGGAATTTTACATTTTGGTCCTTATTTCCAAAGTTAAGCTTTTCCCACAGTTCCGCGGTCTGAGATTTTgagtccttaaaaaaaaaaaaaaaaaaaaaaaaaaaaaaaatgcaatgaatGCATTCCAAGACCCATTATATCAATGCTGGAAATCAGAAGTTCAATTTTAATATACTGAATCATTTAAATCAAAGGCAACAATACCTACCCCTTCTTTTTTGCCTTGCCAAagcattttccttttcttctcctGTTCTGCAAATTTCATTGGGTTCACAGCAGCTGGGTTGTAGTAGCTAGGTACTGCTATGCCAGTCTCAGCCAGGGTTTTGGCCTGCAAAGCGGCCATCTGTGCAGCCATTGCGATCTGAGGTGTGACCTGAGTCCCAGAAGCAAGCAGTGCTGCAACATTAAGGACAGAACCACCTGTGGCTGCAGCTACCAGTGAGGAACACAAGAAAGAACAAATGTAAGCGTAACGGCACTGCAAAAGAGATTTCTAAAGCACGCGACACTGCAAGTTACACTTAATTTCTCCGGCCACTGCACCTTTTTTTTAGCCACGTGGAAGGAAACATTAATAGTAGACAGAACAGATGGAATTAAAGGTTGTTAGGGAGCTTGATTTACCATGACAAAACACTTAATACAATTTATGGTCAAAGCAATAGGTTATACTTTCCTAATGTCTAAAACAGACTGGTTACAGAGCAAAGCAGGAGAACTCTGACCATTATTAATCTCCTGTGGATGACTGGTGACCGAGAGGGTAAGAGTGACAATGGCCATTTCTAATAAACCCCAGGGTTCAAGGGCCTTAAAGAAATAATCCATCAAAGGAGGATTAAGAGAGATTTTGTATAAATCTAGAAAATCTTttaagcatgtgtgtgtgtatggggtaATTCTTACCTGCAACAATCTCTTGCTGCTTTTGTTTCTCTagcatttccttttctttctgctCTTGTAATTTTTTTGCTCTTTCCAGCCTGTATAAAAAGAGTAAAATACATACAAGTGTCATGATCAATATGATAACCACCAATGggactgaaataataataattaaaaaaaaaagaagtattCAGTAGAGAATTtcatcattacatttcattaaggcAGCTGTAGTACCTTCTGGCAAGCGCTTCCTGCGCATCCATTGCAGTGTTTCTGCCTCGGAAAGCCGGAGGACTCACAGACCTACTGCGGCTCCTACTGTATCTGCGTACCTTTTCAGTTCGTTTCTTCCTTTCCCTTTAACGGAGAAGCAGTAGATTcttaaatacacacattgcaCAAAACAGTGCTGGCAAACTACAGGTTCAATGTATTTCTCGTCAGTTTTCTTCATATCTttatcattatatataaatatatacacaaacacacttcaCACTTAAACAAAAAGTGGGGGACGACAACAGGGACAAGGACTTAACCACATGACAACCATGATGTGCGTCTTGAACTGggttttcttcatttttacCGAGTGGTTAATGCACCAGGTAAGTTGCTTTGCAAAAACTCAAGCACAGTCCAACAAAGTGCAGCCTACAAAACTACACGGCAAAGCAGAAGTTATTCTTCCAATTCTCATAAAATGACAAACCTGCTCTTGCTCTGGCTTCTGCTTCGGTGCCTGTGCTTGGACCTGGACCTGGAGCGGGACCTAGCACGGCGCTTTCTGTCTCGACTTCTGGATCTCCTGTCCCTGCTCCTGGAGCGGGACTTTTTCCGCTCTCTGCTTCTGCTGCGATGTCGTCTTTGCAAacccaagaaataataaaatcttgTAAATGAATTCTACTTCCGCCATTTCCTCTGCTGGTGGCCGTTTTCCTTTGTCACACTATTTTTATGCATGTAAGTGAAACTGATCTTAAATGTTTTAAggaatatacaaataataaatgccATGGTACATGTGGAGTTGctatttttagttgtttttaacaaGAGGGCATAGACAACAAAAACAGATACAAACAATTCTATACAATAGTCATCTTATCGTATTACAAATCAGATTCACAAGAGCCTGATCCGAGACGAACATATTCACCTTTCCCTTGACCTTGATCTGGAGTAACTCCTGCCCCTTGATGTCTTCTTCTCTTTACGCCGGTGACGATCTTCTCCATTTTCAGAGTTCAGTCTTTCCCGCGCTTTCTCAGCCTGTTCCCGATCGTGCTGCTCTTCAGACTTGTGTGATTTGGAAGATTTGTCATCAGACTCTTTTCTTCGTGCCTGTTTTAAGAAGAAGTTGGTTCTTTCAGGAAAATAGTGCAACAAAAAGAGTTAGTATGAGAGTTAAAAATATCCACTAAGGCATGTAGAGAAGTAACAGTCAGTCACTTCTTGTtcccctccacccccaccccacccacaatTCACGTAGGCATTAAGATCTAAAGCGTTATCAATAAATAGGCAACCTTTTACAACTGCCTTCAAAGTAAACTGCGCTTTTGTATAAAGATGCTTTCAATGAGAAATTTAGTATTGTGGAccgggttttattttattgactaTTTAACTGATGTATTATTGTGGACTATTTAACTAATTTGTGCTCTGTTTTAACCGTTCAGAAACCTGAAATGCTGCTGCTTGCTGAATGGCAATTTCTAACTTTATGATAATCATTTGTATATTTAAGGATAGGGCACTCTACAAGCtggaaggaaacaaaacaaaaaacattttcatgttATCCAGACTAGAGGTATGTATCTGAACCATTAAAACTGCATAGCTAAATCTAATGTGACCCTGATTACCACCACACAGTATAGCACTAATTAGTAAGACTTTTAGTCCCATATTTTAATAGCTAGGCCTACATTTTTCACTGCTGTTTCTTAATTTTCTTCTTATGCCTGTAAGCCATTGTTCATttttgcatttgggatgtttctttttttcttttaaagtcgATGTTGCTGATACTATAATTTCTAGACCAAATCATACAAATTGTgtcaaaaaacatgtttttgtatccATGAAGATAGTCTTGCTACTGCATATTGCTTTACAGATAAGCAGAttgatggctttttttttttactatttctGAATATACTCAATGTTAATTCCTTCTAAATCTGTAAAGTTTCTTCCCAGTTCTGTTTAGCACTTCTTTTTGGCAGACATTATAAACAGACATGTGAGCCAAACATCTGACTTtgcctgtttttgttgttttggaatCACACTGGTATTTAAATCAGCCTTTGATAACAGTCCTACATAGAGGGGAACATATTAGgctaatttatttttcaccaTTAAGtaactttttatatatttttttaaatctagtcCAAACATTAAACATAATTCTTTCACCGTCTCAGATCTAGATGTCTTTACTAGTACCAGCAATACCACAAAGGAAACAGCAGTGGAAGTGGCAAAAATCTCTCAGATTAAGAGTTTCAGCAAAGCAACCACCTTTAGCTATTTTTGTAACTTTTCTACTTGGGAGTTTGTCAGAGAGAAACCAACTAAAGTTCCAACCATCACAATTAGCCAAAGCTGTCATTcctatgaatatgaatatgctaCTTAGTACTCTGGCACCTGTACTCTGAGTTTCCCCTCATTCTAACAAACTGTTCTATGAAGTCATGCATTCCATTTGAAGACCTAGTTGTTTTTCAGGTAACTAAAGGAAAGAGTATGTGTTCTGTTTTGGTAAAGCCTTGCTTTTAAAGCTCCTGTGGAAATGTTTGCATCAGACTAGTTTCTCAGTATTTAAACTTGGCCCTACATTTTTACTGCTATGATCTAGTTGTAAGGTGCAGCCTTCAAAGTGCAGACAGTAGTCTTTGGTTGGAACAGTTGAACACACAACCTCTTTGTATGACCAGAAAAGCACTGACTTGAAATTAAAAAACTCAAGATCTTTCTAAGAAGGCAAATATGAGTTTGAATAACTGATAGTTACCTTTCCAGGAAGTAGGCATATAATTTTGCTATCTGAGTCTGCAGCGTCTTCAGTTCACTGTGTCTCTTCGTGCATAAGCACGCTGAGTATGATTTATTATAGAAATGTTATCATGTGATCTATGCacaaaagttatttaaaaaaaataaacgctCCTATATAAACACACTTAACCACCATCTAAAATTGTCTTCAATGTTACAGGATTCTAACTACAGTGTAGCAG
This sequence is a window from Amia ocellicauda isolate fAmiCal2 chromosome 17, fAmiCal2.hap1, whole genome shotgun sequence. Protein-coding genes within it:
- the LOC136712917 gene encoding uncharacterized protein LOC136712917; translated protein: MASEVTTLYLQPWDAAQRNIRFLYLTDLGSFKVCQKYEAEDMMIPLFLGADLFSKTGIRIENHTRFHAKFSKKGLATKLNFSSDFRVHGMRLPSGTNSLWFYSVQGLFRVAFEVYSKQEQLSVLETFQDLWKSRINDGPLNPSYDLSVQLNISEPCNPIEMHNQDWMHRLQTGTYAAQNSYVLESETIAESNPGTPCWAISSISSTVDHNYCSLENGDSLNPSLLSYRVTQKIKSLDNLFQSYAKDMRNEQNEVILLLLDHIEQYVNQEFNENKLADIVLQILNTTYNLTKDQTPGDMNSVYNSCLLSTIGSWLGQQFNVANACISKQIEGFKLSHIDRITDLPPAEELVSQLFPESMKILLMNWMGLSDATAVWKRHSEYPILLLILEFANHNLITGVAHVLYSSLICK
- the rsrc2 gene encoding arginine/serine-rich coiled-coil protein 2 isoform X2 produces the protein MDSFLINFKRILNCAHRSALVYCIVPQCIGPQHPGPVRQAAEFLDSVVHGEKTRWSGAGRAINTVFSVSDRAIMAASDTDQEGVSLKKSLSDTDRKREGTDSSKSPRSSKHHHSRSRSRSRDRKRKSSDKKHRRSRSRSKEARRKESDDKSSKSHKSEEQHDREQAEKARERLNSENGEDRHRRKEKKTSRGRSYSRSRSRERRHRSRSRERKKSRSRSRDRRSRSRDRKRRARSRSRSRSKHRHRSRSQSKSRERKKRTEKVRRYSRSRSRSVSPPAFRGRNTAMDAQEALARRLERAKKLQEQKEKEMLEKQKQQEIVAAAATGGSVLNVAALLASGTQVTPQIAMAAQMAALQAKTLAETGIAVPSYYNPAAVNPMKFAEQEKKRKMLWQGKKEGDSKSQTAELWEKLNFGNKDQNVKFRKLMGIKGEDEPGPPTITDDESLKTLKQQEEVFRNLDVQYEMARSQTHTQRGMGLGFSSSMRGMDAV
- the rsrc2 gene encoding arginine/serine-rich coiled-coil protein 2 isoform X1, with the protein product MDSFLINFKRILNCAHRSALVYCIVPQCIGPQHPGPVRQAAEFLDSVVHGEKTRWSGAGRAINTVFSVSDRAIMAASDTDQEGVSLKKSLSDTDRKREGTDSSKSPRSSKHHHSRSRSRSRDRKRKSSDKKHRRSRSRSKEARRKESDDKSSKSHKSEEQHDREQAEKARERLNSENGEDRHRRKEKKTSRGRSYSRSRSRERRHRSRSRERKKSRSRSRDRRSRSRDRKRRARSRSRSRSKHRHRSRSQSKSRERKKRTEKVRRYSRSRSRSVSPPAFRGRNTAMDAQEALARRYYSCLNEMLERAKKLQEQKEKEMLEKQKQQEIVAAAATGGSVLNVAALLASGTQVTPQIAMAAQMAALQAKTLAETGIAVPSYYNPAAVNPMKFAEQEKKRKMLWQGKKEGDSKSQTAELWEKLNFGNKDQNVKFRKLMGIKGEDEPGPPTITDDESLKTLKQQEEVFRNLDVQYEMARSQTHTQRGMGLGFSSSMRGMDAV